A segment of the Nitrosopumilus sp. genome:
CTAAATCTAAAAAACAATCTATGCTATATTCGTGTAACAAATTTTATCCATTTTTAAACAAAGTAGCCCGGCCCAGACTCGAACTGGGGTCAAAGGCTTCAAAGGCCTCTATGCTTGACCGCTACACTACCGGGCTGCTAAATCGAGCACTTTCGTTCCCTTAATGAACTTTTTATTTTAATTTGTCTCTTAAATTAAATTAAATTTACTCTTTAATTATTTTCATTAATTTTTGAACGGGATCTTCCATTTGTTTTATAATTTTTTCAGCTCTTATTTGATTTTCTTTGTTTGATGATGCAAAGATTTTGTTAATTTTTTTAGAAATTTTATCAGGATTTGTTTCTTTATGTATCAATCTTTTTTTAACCAAAAAATCTTCAATTATGTTTGGAACTGCGTTATATGATATTGTTGGAATTCCCATTAAAGCAGATTCTGCTGTCATGGTTCCACCAGATCCTATAAAAATATCTGTGTTGTTTAGCAAATGTTTTCCATCAAATGACATTTCTATAATTTTTACTTTACTACCCATTATTTTTTTTAAATTTTTTATTTGATTTGAATATCTTCCTAAGATGACTACATTTTCGTCTCCGTATTCGTTTACAATTTTTTTTATAATTGGAGTGATTTTATTTGATTTTGATATGGTATATGATGCCTCTTCTTCAACTAATCTTATCAAAATATTCTTTTTATTTTTGTTTTTGAATGGCAA
Coding sequences within it:
- a CDS encoding DUF354 domain-containing protein: MKIWIDILTPKQLLFSESIIEKLGEKHEILCTSRDYDEVTKLAIIRNFGLTFVGKHGGSGRKTKLNASIDRIKKLSKKIEKFSPDIAISFCSPEAARISFGFGIKHIAFCDSPHANSVMRLTLPLIQKLLIPHNIPKKEFVKYGIDEKNIIQYKAIDAVVTIQRKINEKATLPFKNKNKKNILIRLVEEEASYTISKSNKITPIIKKIVNEYGDENVVILGRYSNQIKNLKKIMGSKVKIIEMSFDGKHLLNNTDIFIGSGGTMTAESALMGIPTISYNAVPNIIEDFLVKKRLIHKETNPDKISKKINKIFASSNKENQIRAEKIIKQMEDPVQKLMKIIKE